From the Lactuca sativa cultivar Salinas chromosome 9, Lsat_Salinas_v11, whole genome shotgun sequence genome, the window caaatccataaacatagattagccactcataaatacccttagatcaaatgactgacccacccttggtccaaggtcaactccttggtcaaagtcaacttctagttgactggactcgccgagttatggcacaaactcaccgagtccttctcctactaacccggtcctacacgccaagtccctcttcccactcactgagtcaccctcaactcactacttgggattaTAGAACCGaatcgcgatccgactcgccgagtcccacgatcAGCTCTCCTACTCGATTCCAAATCCTCTtcagagcatcctttatgaggatttgggtttttgggactattgctacacgttaaattgctaattttgCGTGTAGAtgcgaagggttggaccttcaacacttaaacccctcttactcagtaacagttcatatgactcgccgagtttgaagaaaaactcgtcgagttccaagaaatcttcataggactcgccgagttgttcatccaactcgtcgagtctaaggccaccttcatagaactcgtcgagttccactttgggacttgccgagtcccttcgacccatttcccatacagaccaaatatgagacatgcaacgcttcgaaaccatagatctatgttcctggggcatgcttatcacgtaaagttgcaaactttacgtgcatgcatggccttataAGCTCCAAAAGGTAAAACCAAGCTCttaatgaggtcatacactcaatggggacctcaaccacttcaaccacagaaactttatacttctaatacgtccataaggtctagatctgaagtcctttcagaataTAGAGCACAAATACATGGATTTTGAGGTTTTAGAgcttgaaaaccactaatttgggacaaaaaggggatctaatgaactagtgatcaaggtaagaacttttctacctgaatggaagctacttttctacctgaatggaaggtTCTCTCAGTgaagattccggatctacctcccctccttgcacacttcaaccaCTTCCTTCTTCTCCTAAGCTCTAAACCTTATTCACAAAGCCAagaacactctcaagaacaatatgggggctagggttttgctctacagctctctggaagtgttagggacaaatgaggccaagttagagcatttaaatagggtgcaaacacccggattagggtttttgcccaaacagggtctactcgccgagtccggggaccgactcgccaagtctaaaGCTTGGActccgcgcctcatcccgcttctactcggcgagttggtccttcaactcgccaattccaaggcaaaaatgcaagaaataagaattataattacaaggaatacgtaccgggaaccaggtgctacaactattctaattgaatatttgttttacttGATGAGACATTCgatatgtttcataattatcgAAGACATTATGCATGTCAAGGTTAATTACTCGAGTATGATGTGAAACACATCAATATCATCACAATAATACCTCCATCATAGTATCATGACATGACTGACTGGTTTGCAGATTTTGTTCATGTATGGGTTCTTTCAGTGCATCTAATTTCTATTATACTTAAGGAAGAACCTCAAGGTATTATACTAGTTTTAGAAATTATAACCATCAAATGTTACTATCTATTGAAACTCAACAAGAGAGAGATTTTTCAAGGAGTAAAAGTATTAACTATATACAAAATTTAACTGGGTTTCATTTAGTATATTCAATATTGagtctttaaaaattaatacATGTGAGTATTTAAACTCTATTAAATgcaaggacaaggtttgaaaacacAAACCttaaattaaacttagtgtcaacgGTTTCTAGTAATTAAAGATTTGGTCAAGACTGGTTTAAATAGTCAAGACTTGAAGTAAATAAGTCAACAAAGTATTCAAGAAGATTAAAAAAGCAAAGTATGAACAAAGTAATGTAATTAAGAACAGGAAGAATGTATAAGAGAAGATTGAAAGAAATGAGAGAAGTGAAGGATTTTATTTGATACTTGATTTTGTGTATTTTTTTGTGTAATTTTAGTACAAGGTTGACACACCTTTTATAGCTAAAGGATGGACAACAAGACAAATACATTGAACAAAGAGTGCGTATAACATTAAATAAAATCATAATAAAGTGGATTTCATCTGAACTGACGGTAGGCTAAAAACGGAGTACAACAAAAAGAGCTTTCTTCTAGTCAGATGAAGTTGACTAAGTTCCAAATCTGAGGCACCTCAGAACTAGTCCTCTCGGAGTGTTCATTTCATCTATGGATCTTCAATCTATCTTTGAATTACAATATTCCATCTCGGAATAAAGATGATCTCAGACTCTTCCTCTCGGAGCACGAACGATCTTGGAGTCTCTACACTTCATCTCAGAGTCTTGACTTCTAAAAATTTCATCTCAGATAAAAGACTATCTCGGAATCTCTATATCATATCGGATCCATGACCATCTTGGAATGGCTAGACATCTCGGATTGTCTAAGGGGCACTTTCGTGTTTTAACAATCTCTCCCTAAGTTTCCTTAGCATTCTTACTTTAATTCTTCTAAAGCAAGGAGATTTCTTTTCCTTTGTCTTTGGCAGGAGAATTCGGAGTGATGGTAGATGAGATGACTTTTTGATTGACTGGGTTGATGAATAATTTTGAGGGATGAGGGAACAAAGGTTCCTCAAGTAGGTCATCTGGCTTTTTTGGTGAAGGACCATCATAACCAGGAGCAATTTTCGGAGTAGGAATGGGAGGAGGAATTGGCAGAGAAGCTTGGAATGCATCAGTAGCTATCTTCATTTGTAGTTCATCCTTTTCTTTGCTTcaattgaatgagtgtttgatGGCTAACAAACAAAGGACCATTTTTTCGTTTTATCTTCCGAGAGGGTTTTAATAACAGGTTTTTATTCATTGACTGCTTGGAGACCTAGAATGGCATCAACCATTTGATTATTTTCATCAACTTTTTCTTCACTTTCATCTTCAACTTCAACAAACACATCTTCAACTCCAACTTCATTGACAAATTTGATTTTATCATCAGATGTTTCATGTCGTAGTTTGAATTATGGGATAGGTTTCTATAATTCTTCCCCGCTTGCATGGGAAGGCCCTACTTCCGATGCAAGCAATACGTCGAGCTTAAGATCATCAAGCTTTTCAAACACTCATTAGAAGCTCATATTGATTTTCTTGGAGAGCAAGTAATATGCATCAACTGTCAAGCTTTAACGCTATCAAGAGTTTCTTCCATGACCAAGAGAATTACATCGAATTTTTGATTGGGAGTATCTACAAAATGTTGAGCAGAGTGAATGACTTTGATCAGAACTTCTTGCAAGATCATGTTGAAACCCTCCTTCTGTTTGATCTCTTTCTCCAATCTTTGAATTTGTTTATCATGACGGACACGAGTGTTCTTGATGAGTTTATTTGTAGTAGAAATCCTGTCATCATGAATCTTCAGCATCGTAGAGATAGTGGAGATGTGATGATCAAGATTATCTAGGTATCGTTCTTCAGCTTATTCCAATGTACGACTCAATCGAAGAGATATGAGTTGAGCCAATTAATTGGGTCTGTCAATTTCCAAGGGAGCAACAATTTTGATTTCGAAAAGTGATTTGATCACCAAATCGAGTTTGGAATCAAGCAATACGACATTTGAAGTGACAGCGTCGACCTTGGAATTGATTGTATCGACGTTATCTCGGAGTTCCAAGAGTGTGAACGGATCATCAATTTTTTCATCTATGGATCCTGTATCTGAGGGAGAGCTTCCTGAATTTCTATTAACATCAACATCTTGAAAATCTAGAGAACCAACAACACCTTGAGCTTGATTTTCTTGATCACCAACCCGATCTTCAATATTATTTCATCCGAGGAAGAGAGAGTCTGAGGTCCTTTAGGACTTTGGATGTGGAAGGAATATGGAAGGGAAATGAAGTTTGAGTGGGAAGAGCAGCAACATAGGCATTATTATCTTCAAAAACAATCTCAGTTTCCTTTGCAGGAGGAGAGCTATTAGGAGGAGGGTCTTCATCAATTGGAGTTGGTTCAACTTCATTGTTGGAGGAAGGAAAAAGAGCATCGACTTCGGAATCAATAAGTAGTGCCATCGTGAGTTCGTTGGGAAGTGCTCGAGTTCTCATTTGGAGAAGAGTGTACTCTACTTGATCTCTTGTAAGATTTAGATGACGAAGATGGATATGTCAAGAATTTCATTCCAATCATTAGACGTGGGACATGAGCGTCCTTTATTCGTGGTGGATATCGGCTTAGTTGTAACTTTCGAGGTTGGAGAGACAACTCCCAGTTTGAAATGCTTAGAACCTATGGCAAGGGCCACAAATTGTGcttgttttgaagaagatggtggTTTCAAGATGATTCATAAGTGTGTACCATGGAGCTCCAATGGACTTTGTTCAACACCAACAACAACCTTTTGAGAGGGTTGGGATAGATTATGTGGTGACTCCCCGTAAGTGtgtacaagtgattttgaaactcTGATGTGTGCATCGGAAGAGTGGGAAGGTGGGGTATTTTGTGACATAGTCAGGTCCAAAACCGATATGTGAATCTTTTTTAGAGGACACACCGGTTTTGGATCTCTCTATGGCTTTGGTTTTAGAAGGGGATCCTCTTCTCTTTAATGTGATCTTCTTCTCTCTAGGTCTATTCGCTTTCGAGGGCTGCTCATCTGAGACATGGGAAGGATTTGGTGGGATAGCCAAACTCGTGGTCTCCGGATGGAGTTTTTTGTGAGGAAAATCGGAAGGAATAAAAGTGCGAAAAACCCCAATTGCATGCAAAAAAATTTCTTTAGAGACTAAAACAATTCTATCACCAATGATTTTTCATTGAAGAACACCTTCATCGATCTTCACACTCTCAAAGGCTTCAAAAAGTAGATCAAGTGGGAAACTAGGGTTAGGAATTTTTGTAAGAGGGATGGCGATGGGATGATGAGATATGAATTTAACCATAACAGGAACATATTCATCATAATCGAAGAGATCGAGTGAAAAAactgaaagatctagtatgcccaagagtcattaATATATGATCTTATAGGGCCACACCATATTGCATGTTACcatcaattgattatttattagtataatttgattattaataaatatatcaaacacttgtatttaattggaaaattattatttcatagaaataatattttactaattgggaatttattatttatggaaataatatttatttgagaaataacaacttatgaaatatatcataaagtatgattatttataagttatatcTTAATAACTAGTTCAATTTATATAGAatgtagttttatataaaataagctagttacaatttatataaaagatagttttatacaaaataagatatttatatatatatatatatatatatatatatatatatatatatatatatatatatatatatatatatatatatatatatatatatagggttaggattaaatgtgaatggtatatattgtgtgaatgtatgacaAGTTTTGGACCATTAGATTAGATTTGTATATGGATAAGATTATATGGTGTACAATAGTTACAATGGAACACAATACATATAAACATTTCCTTTTAATAAAAGAACGccataaataataattataagggCATAATTGACATTCTGATTAATTACAGTAAGGAAGTTGAGAAAATTATGGAGAACACATTTATCTTAATtcaaatccaaattataaaactCTCCTCCATCCCATTCTTTGAAAACCACTTCAAGTTATGTGTTTCACTCTTCAATACTCAGTTTTAGTTAAACAACTTGTTCTTCAAGAATCAATTTCAATTTTGTATTCCATTGTTATGCATTACATTCAAGAATTAGTTTTCATTATGTTAACCAATGTTCTgcataaaaaacaaaaaagaatctTTTAAAACAATATTATATCCATCATCagtaaaaatgtgaaaaataatataataaattaactgTGTTTTAAAAATCGCGCCTAAGGCGCTAGGAGGCACTAGGCGACATAAGGCGACAATGGAAACGCCTCCAGCCTCCAAGGCGAGGTAGTGTACATGAGGCATAGAATCTTGCTGTGAATCGGCGATTCTGTTTGAGGCGCCAAAGGGCTCGCCTTTAGGGATTCATGTACCGGGCCTTGTGTACTGGGCTTAATTCTACCCTATACGGCTATACCTATTAATTATGTTATTGCTTTTTAACTGTAATTATATATGTGTCGTTTAGTTTAATTCACGCTTCACATAGATCGATACCGACTCTGCATTACTTCTGAGTATTCCAACAGGTCTCGATAATCACTATAAATCCATGTATCTTCTCCTCATTCTCTATCAATCCATGCAACCTTCTTCCCTCGTTCTCTATATTCTTTTGCTTCCATTATTCTGAAGTCTTTTCTTGTCATCCCTTCTTCTCATTCCACTGATACTATGGACACCAACAATCCTATTCTTGACACTGAAGATGCAATGGATCCAAGCAGGAGATATGGTACAGCTGACCCAACAAAAAGATACAAATTTACTTGCAAATTTTGTGTAAAGTCAACTTCTGGAGGAGTATACCGACTAAAACAACATTTAGTCGTAGGTTTCAAAAACTATAAAAGATGCCCAAAGTGTCCAGAGCATGTGCGGGAAGAAGTGAAGAACTATATGATCCAGAAAGAAGCAGAAAAAAGTGCAAGAACTACTGACCATTCAAATGTAGTGACACTTGATGactatgatgaagatgatgatggcgTGGGACAAGGAAGTAGCAAGCCTCCACCTAAAAAACCAAGACAAAAGGGTCCTCTAGACAAGTTTTATGCCACTTAACCAGAAGACAAACTCAAAGGTAGAAAATGTGGAAAACAGCAAACAATTAATGAGGTATGTAGAAAAGACCTTAGGGACAAGGCTTGTAAGGAGATAGGTCGTTGGTTTATGATGCAGGGCTACCTTTTAATGCAGCCTCTTATGATAGCTTTCATATTGCAATGGAATCTGTTGCACAATTTGGCCCGAGATTCAAACCTCCAAGCATGTATGAGCTTAGAGTTCCTCTACTTAAAAATGAAGTGGAATCCACCCAAAAAGTGTTGAAAGATTACAAGCAAGAATGGGCAGTAAAAGGTTGCTCGATTCTGTCAGATGGATGGCGTGATTCAACTGTTCAGAAAGATATTGTAAACGTTTTAGTGAATTCTCCTAAAGGTTTAGTGTTTTTGAAGTCCTTGGATGTCTCAGAAATCAAAAAAGATGCAAATGCATTGTTTAAAATGCTTGATGATATGGTGGAAGAGATAAGAGAGGAGAATGTAGTGCAAGTGGTGACAGACAATGCATCTAACTATGTTAAAGCTGGTAAGTCACTAAGCCTTAATAACTCTTTTACCTGTTAGTTACTGTTTTGAGTACACT encodes:
- the LOC111916926 gene encoding uncharacterized protein LOC111916926, yielding MDTNNPILDTEDAMDPSRRYGTADPTKRYKFTCKFCVKSTSGGVYRLKQHLVVGFKNYKRCPKCPEHVREEVKNYMIQKEAEKSARTTDHSNVVTLDDYDEDDDGVGQGSSKPPPKKPRQKGPLDKFYAT